The genomic stretch GGTTTGTCCGGCTGGGCAGGGTAGAGACCCGATTCGTAACTTTTGTTATAAAGCTTGAAATACCAACGGTTTGAGCCTTCGTTATAAGTAACGCCATGGGGGTAGAGCTTGGTTAATCGCTCTTGTCTGTGCAATTGCCAACCTGAGAGGGTGCTAAAGATTCTGGATTCTTCTGCTGATTGCGCCTGAAAGTTAGACGTGAAATCAACGCGCTTAATTTGTGCTCCGGTATAGCCATCTCTAGAAGCATTTTTAGACTTAGAGTTAAAAACACGAGCGAGATCATATCCACTAGAAAAACGAGGAAAGCCCAAGGACTGGACAAAATCTGAAGCCAACTCAATGCACTTGACGAGTGAATATCCGAAAAGGTTATCAGGACGTCCAAAGCGGCCAATATTGCCAGAAAGCTTAAGAGTGCGACCATCGGAAACAATCGAAAGCGAAGTGTCATAAGACCCCCTGAATCTTTGAACATAACCTTTTTCCCTGATGATTTCGCCATCATTAGAAACGTCTTGACGGAACCCGTTTCGCATAACAGGAATGTCAAAATCAAACGTTTGCTCAATGTCTAACCAGTCGCAGAAGGGTTCAATCATTTGACTAAAATCCGGTGGTTTACTCTCATTTTGAGAGTTCCGGCGGGTGTAACAGACCCGCCTCCCTAATTACGCTACT from Leeia speluncae encodes the following:
- a CDS encoding phage/plasmid replication domain-containing protein; this translates as MIEPFCDWLDIEQTFDFDIPVMRNGFRQDVSNDGEIIREKGYVQRFRGSYDTSLSIVSDGRTLKLSGNIGRFGRPDNLFGYSLVKCIELASDFVQSLGFPRFSSGYDLARVFNSKSKNASRDGYTGAQIKRVDFTSNFQAQSAEESRIFSTLSGWQLHRQERLTKLYPHGVTYNEGSNRWYFKLYNKSYESGLYPAQPDKPDYKVFKERENFYFYARAELSLRYKWLKEKNLHRIDAWTNEGLQIEEGAAPMTNIIDLSIYNKFTGQLKRAEHIATPANLFDCIPTNLAKYGRMYFDGHDIKQIVSEATFYRIKKQLIEYGIDISRPMNVERLPMHFNIIEFTPVQLPAEFSRLRNERPKLMAVA